In bacterium, the following are encoded in one genomic region:
- a CDS encoding tetratricopeptide repeat protein encodes MRKIIPLFLLLPLLTLAQKDPKALFQEALTLAQQGKIDSAISKYKELIKIAPNLPAAYLNLGLLYLSKGKTKEAEANFKKAISLDPKNSFAYAKLGALYLQIKDLKRAKENLEKAIALDKKNAEAHLNLGVIYAQEKKWSEAEKSFKEAEKLMPNSAIPSFNLGLISLQQGKTQEALSYFKKAISLQPNYIPPYLAISELSLSQGKAKEAIPYLQKALQYQPNDKSVLFYLAVAKQESGDLKGAEAIWRQLTKLEPKNPTFQYNLGLSLFQQGNFQEAGKIFEQTLKLDPKNPQAMENLAFCLVQQGKLKEAEEMYQKGIELFPEEVRFYYDKAYLLELQNKYEESINCYRQLLSKQPKEITAHLRIASIFERQGKYDEAILEYRKAQEIAPDNFELCKAIAEALKKKGDKEGAIKEYENYAKSHPNDISPFLEMGKLLEEQGEKDLAIEKYQKAKEVDRKSIQPYLLIAGIYEKEGKTQEALSEYDSALKIAPDNTELLYRKALLLEKNNDDEGALKCYKEMEKLSVSSFYLLNIPRLLEKMGKEKEALEETKKLAERYPNDVPVLTRLAQSLEKDKQYDEAIKVYEKIMELEPKNLWVLNKFASLLEKQGKVSQALLHYRRFISENPQNDEAYSNLVSFALRTKQIPSTSYFLKGIIDQQPNNISALRAFINLSLGANSLEDCLSFLVEKVKKERNEAMEEEIGRLLSRDKFQQGANVDKAIQIFQELIEKKKDDAIAWKYLALAFEVKGDAVKEAEAYKNLVNLYPQESSYKLKLALATKKAGNLQEAINLLENLSQEKPQDIEILFALASTYEEKGEKDKAKSVYEKILTISPENNKAKEALNRLGSSTP; translated from the coding sequence ATGAGGAAAATCATCCCGCTCTTCCTTCTCCTCCCCCTTCTCACCCTTGCCCAAAAAGACCCGAAGGCTCTATTTCAGGAAGCCCTTACCCTTGCACAACAGGGCAAGATAGATTCAGCGATAAGCAAATATAAGGAATTGATAAAAATAGCCCCTAATCTTCCAGCAGCCTATCTAAATCTCGGCTTGCTTTACTTGAGCAAGGGAAAAACGAAGGAAGCGGAAGCTAACTTTAAGAAAGCCATCTCCCTTGACCCCAAAAACAGCTTTGCTTATGCCAAGCTCGGCGCGCTCTACCTACAAATCAAGGACCTGAAGAGGGCGAAAGAAAACCTTGAGAAAGCGATAGCATTGGATAAGAAGAACGCAGAGGCTCATCTTAATTTGGGCGTTATTTATGCCCAAGAGAAGAAATGGAGTGAAGCGGAAAAGAGCTTCAAGGAAGCGGAGAAACTTATGCCCAATAGCGCCATCCCTTCCTTCAATCTTGGCTTGATCTCCCTTCAACAAGGGAAAACTCAAGAGGCTTTAAGCTATTTCAAAAAAGCAATATCCCTTCAACCCAATTATATTCCTCCCTATCTCGCTATCAGCGAGCTTTCCCTCTCCCAGGGAAAGGCAAAGGAAGCCATTCCCTATCTTCAAAAGGCGCTTCAATATCAACCAAACGATAAATCCGTCCTCTTCTATTTAGCTGTAGCTAAACAGGAAAGCGGTGATTTGAAGGGAGCGGAGGCTATTTGGAGACAGCTCACCAAACTTGAACCCAAAAATCCCACATTCCAATATAATTTGGGGTTGTCCCTTTTCCAGCAGGGGAATTTTCAAGAGGCTGGCAAAATATTTGAGCAAACTTTGAAATTGGACCCCAAAAATCCACAAGCAATGGAGAATCTCGCCTTCTGCCTCGTTCAGCAGGGGAAATTGAAAGAAGCGGAGGAAATGTATCAGAAAGGGATAGAGCTTTTCCCCGAAGAAGTCAGGTTCTATTATGATAAAGCCTATCTCTTGGAGTTGCAGAATAAATATGAAGAATCGATTAACTGCTATCGCCAGCTTCTCTCCAAACAGCCGAAGGAGATAACTGCTCATCTTAGAATTGCTTCCATCTTTGAAAGGCAGGGGAAATACGACGAAGCAATTTTAGAATACAGGAAGGCGCAGGAGATAGCACCTGATAATTTTGAACTATGCAAAGCAATAGCTGAAGCCCTGAAAAAGAAGGGGGATAAGGAGGGCGCTATAAAGGAGTATGAAAACTATGCGAAGAGCCATCCGAACGACATCTCCCCATTTCTGGAAATGGGTAAATTATTGGAAGAGCAAGGGGAAAAGGATTTAGCGATAGAGAAATATCAGAAAGCAAAGGAGGTAGATAGGAAGTCCATTCAGCCTTATCTCCTTATAGCGGGAATTTATGAGAAGGAAGGCAAAACCCAGGAAGCTCTATCCGAATACGACTCCGCTCTCAAAATAGCGCCCGATAACACCGAACTCCTTTATCGCAAGGCGCTTCTTTTAGAGAAGAACAACGATGACGAAGGGGCACTGAAATGTTATAAAGAGATGGAGAAGCTTTCCGTAAGCTCCTTCTATCTACTCAATATCCCTCGTCTACTTGAAAAGATGGGGAAAGAGAAGGAAGCTTTAGAGGAGACAAAGAAGCTTGCAGAACGCTATCCCAATGATGTTCCCGTGTTGACGAGATTGGCTCAATCCTTGGAGAAGGATAAGCAATACGATGAAGCGATTAAAGTCTACGAAAAGATAATGGAATTGGAACCTAAAAATCTTTGGGTATTGAATAAGTTTGCCTCCTTGCTTGAAAAACAGGGGAAGGTATCGCAAGCTCTTTTACATTACCGGCGCTTCATTTCGGAAAATCCTCAAAACGATGAGGCATATTCTAATTTGGTGTCCTTCGCCTTAAGAACCAAACAAATCCCCTCAACATCTTATTTCCTCAAGGGGATAATAGATCAGCAACCGAATAACATATCAGCTTTGAGGGCTTTTATAAACCTTTCCCTTGGAGCTAATTCCCTTGAGGATTGCCTTTCTTTTCTCGTAGAGAAAGTGAAGAAAGAACGGAACGAAGCGATGGAGGAGGAAATAGGAAGGCTTCTTTCAAGGGATAAATTTCAGCAGGGGGCTAATGTAGATAAAGCGATACAAATTTTCCAGGAATTAATAGAAAAGAAAAAGGACGACGCTATTGCTTGGAAGTATCTCGCTCTCGCTTTTGAGGTCAAAGGTGACGCTGTGAAGGAAGCGGAGGCATACAAAAATCTCGTTAACCTTTATCCACAAGAGAGCAGTTATAAATTGAAGCTTGCTTTAGCCACAAAGAAGGCAGGAAATCTCCAGGAGGCGATAAACCTGCTCGAGAATCTCTCTCAAGAAAAGCCACAAGACATAGAAATCCTGTTCGCCCTTGCTTCTACCTATGAAGAGAAGGGAGAAAAGGATAAGGCTAAATCCGTTTACGAGAAAATTTTGACTATCTCACCGGAAAATAATAAGGCTAAGGAAGCTCTAAATAGATTGGGGAGCTCCACTCCCTAG
- a CDS encoding beta galactosidase jelly roll domain-containing protein, translating into MRRFKMLILTIAFVSLLCFSSDLASLPPTFVLKNINGAIVPFQNNIPYPSFEPQPSHPRLYLKGVWRKARLPNADHNLSLSKRTPEILEELRKELTNLSHWQEITPPLIDNKYPDRYEGVVWYRKRFNLSSFPHNNALLVFLSANYITDVWLNGDYLGYHEGGYTPFAFDVSKHLKIGENVLEVRVDNIPWGTRNDILPKGVCDWWNYGGIINDVFIEFIPPISIIRLDLKPIDEKGKFLATALLWNGGEREKSISLKISCFEARKSSLDKDPSPKSIADMDKEVRIEGKGERKLRLKAGEIKPIFFELRIPNPKLWSPKEPNLYVVEAKIQKGDEFWNQFGFRFISVANGNLLLNGKRVFLPGVSRHEDSLQGRTMDWETIHRDLDIIKDLGASFVRGTHYPNHPYTLIYADRIGLTFWEEIPIYWMGDREIENVLDRGIAQQMFLEMLYKDFSRPSLCLLGACNECGGNRRADLLRELKRLSQRVDGTRLMGQASVGRYFRDETQREADVLGFNFYWEVFYGGDAYSSTIEALEKIHSVFPDKPIIATEWGYWSTPNWDTIAKQLEIADKTFRAFTSKPYIVSAIAWFLAFDYRTFITNEGTFGLLTIDRKRYKPVFYLLRKYYRSYEE; encoded by the coding sequence ATGAGGCGATTTAAAATGCTTATCTTGACAATCGCCTTCGTTTCCCTGCTTTGCTTCTCCTCTGACCTCGCCTCTCTCCCTCCCACATTTGTACTCAAAAATATAAATGGGGCAATCGTTCCATTTCAAAACAATATCCCCTACCCTTCCTTTGAGCCCCAGCCCTCCCATCCGCGCCTCTATCTAAAAGGCGTATGGCGCAAAGCCCGCCTCCCTAACGCAGACCACAATCTATCACTCTCAAAAAGAACCCCAGAAATCCTTGAAGAACTGCGCAAAGAACTCACGAATCTATCCCATTGGCAGGAAATCACTCCTCCCCTCATTGATAACAAGTATCCCGATAGATACGAGGGCGTCGTCTGGTATAGGAAGAGATTCAACCTCTCTTCATTTCCTCACAACAATGCCCTCCTCGTCTTCCTCAGCGCAAATTATATAACCGATGTATGGCTGAACGGTGATTACCTCGGCTATCACGAAGGAGGCTATACTCCCTTCGCTTTTGATGTGAGCAAGCACCTTAAAATCGGAGAGAATGTTCTTGAAGTGAGGGTTGATAATATTCCCTGGGGCACGAGAAACGATATCCTCCCCAAAGGCGTCTGCGATTGGTGGAATTACGGCGGAATCATAAACGATGTCTTTATTGAGTTTATCCCGCCCATCAGCATCATCAGATTAGATTTGAAGCCGATAGACGAGAAAGGGAAGTTCTTGGCAACGGCTCTACTATGGAATGGAGGAGAAAGGGAGAAATCAATATCGCTGAAAATCTCCTGCTTTGAGGCGAGAAAATCCTCCTTAGATAAGGACCCAAGCCCCAAAAGCATAGCGGATATGGATAAAGAGGTTAGAATAGAAGGGAAGGGTGAAAGGAAATTGAGGCTCAAGGCAGGGGAAATTAAGCCTATTTTCTTTGAATTGAGGATTCCCAATCCCAAGCTCTGGAGCCCGAAAGAGCCAAATCTCTATGTTGTTGAAGCAAAGATTCAAAAAGGAGACGAGTTTTGGAATCAGTTCGGCTTTCGTTTCATCTCCGTTGCTAATGGAAACCTCCTTTTAAATGGAAAAAGAGTCTTCCTTCCCGGCGTCAGCCGGCACGAGGATTCCCTTCAAGGAAGAACTATGGATTGGGAAACGATTCATCGGGATTTGGATATCATAAAGGATTTGGGGGCGAGCTTCGTGAGAGGCACTCATTATCCAAATCATCCCTATACCCTCATCTATGCGGATAGAATAGGGCTGACCTTCTGGGAGGAGATTCCCATCTATTGGATGGGCGATAGGGAGATTGAGAATGTGCTTGATAGAGGGATAGCTCAGCAGATGTTTTTGGAGATGCTTTATAAGGATTTCTCCCGTCCCTCTCTTTGCCTTCTCGGCGCCTGCAATGAATGCGGAGGGAATAGGAGGGCTGATTTATTGCGGGAATTGAAGAGGCTTTCTCAGAGGGTGGATGGAACGAGGTTGATGGGACAAGCCTCCGTTGGACGATACTTCCGAGACGAGACGCAGAGAGAAGCGGATGTTTTGGGATTCAATTTCTATTGGGAGGTCTTCTACGGAGGGGATGCTTATTCCTCAACTATTGAGGCGTTGGAGAAAATACATTCCGTATTTCCCGATAAGCCGATAATAGCGACTGAATGGGGATATTGGTCAACGCCAAATTGGGACACGATAGCCAAGCAATTGGAGATAGCAGACAAGACATTCAGGGCATTCACGAGCAAGCCATATATCGTTTCCGCTATCGCTTGGTTTTTAGCATTTGATTATCGCACATTCATCACAAACGAGGGCACCTTCGGCCTGCTGACGATAGATAGGAAGAGATATAAGCCGGTTTTCTATCTATTGAGGAAATATTATAGAAGTTATGAGGAGTGA
- a CDS encoding OmpH family outer membrane protein encodes MQRVLNAFTNAEEAQKQLQDYANSLQEIINIHMSNYMLTTQEREELKQLIAKQNLTDSEKKRLQELETLASDRQKELQNLENLQNPNDTQKQRLSELQTLRQTASKDIDAIVQEYNNQLNQKRQEIINKLDQDIRTRLQKLGISVKEGEDLGTYIDQAIRKAVEQVAKANNISLVLSNQVVLYGGVDLTDKVIKALTK; translated from the coding sequence ATGCAAAGAGTTCTAAACGCGTTCACAAACGCCGAGGAAGCACAGAAACAGCTTCAGGATTATGCCAACAGCCTGCAGGAGATAATAAATATTCACATGAGCAACTACATGCTCACCACGCAGGAAAGGGAGGAACTGAAGCAGCTCATAGCTAAACAAAATCTAACAGATAGCGAAAAGAAAAGGCTTCAGGAGCTGGAAACCCTGGCAAGCGACAGACAGAAGGAGCTTCAGAACCTGGAAAACCTTCAAAACCCCAATGATACCCAGAAACAAAGATTGAGCGAGCTCCAAACACTCCGCCAAACAGCCTCCAAGGATATAGACGCTATTGTTCAGGAGTATAACAATCAGCTCAACCAAAAGAGGCAAGAAATCATAAACAAGTTGGACCAGGATATTAGGACCCGCCTGCAAAAGCTTGGCATAAGCGTTAAAGAAGGCGAAGATTTAGGCACCTATATAGACCAAGCCATTAGAAAAGCAGTTGAACAGGTAGCGAAAGCGAATAACATCTCTTTGGTGCTCTCAAATCAAGTAGTTTTATATGGTGGAGTTGATCTCACTGATAAGGTTATTAAGGCGCTTACCAAATAA
- the hisI gene encoding phosphoribosyl-AMP cyclohydrolase, with translation MKMDWLKDVKFDANGLVPAIVQDEKTGEVLMVAYMNEESLKKTVEEKIACFYSRSRQKLWVKGETSGNFLKVKEIWLDCDGDAILLKVEAPPAVCHTGYRSCFHRILRGDKFEVEGIKVFSPEEVYGKEK, from the coding sequence ATGAAGATGGACTGGTTAAAGGATGTAAAATTTGACGCTAATGGATTAGTTCCCGCAATCGTTCAGGATGAAAAGACCGGCGAAGTCCTTATGGTGGCTTATATGAATGAGGAATCCCTGAAAAAGACGGTCGAGGAGAAAATAGCCTGCTTTTATAGCAGGTCAAGACAGAAGCTATGGGTGAAAGGGGAAACCTCCGGCAATTTCCTGAAGGTAAAAGAGATTTGGCTTGACTGCGATGGTGACGCAATCCTCTTGAAGGTTGAGGCACCGCCCGCCGTCTGCCACACAGGATATAGGAGCTGCTTCCACAGGATTTTAAGAGGAGATAAATTTGAGGTAGAAGGGATAAAAGTGTTTTCTCCCGAGGAGGTTTATGGAAAGGAAAAATGA
- a CDS encoding HD domain-containing protein, giving the protein MCSLPEYKLGRDELISLSELFCCFVDFKSHYTAFHSRGVAKIAEEIGKLLSLPQIEVDMLKIGGHLHDLGKLGIAPSIIEKPGKLSEEEFALVRAHPYLTYITLNRLRNFEKIRDAAAFHHERLDGSGYPFKLKGEEIPLHARIMAVSDVFSALREKRPYRAAMNIGEVINIVEREAKEGKLDLQIVSLLISHRREIDAYFIDIQYSSMQRYQEIFLTLSSLLDRGIVS; this is encoded by the coding sequence ATGTGCTCCCTGCCAGAATATAAACTGGGTAGAGATGAGCTAATCTCCCTCTCAGAGCTCTTCTGCTGTTTCGTTGATTTCAAAAGCCATTATACCGCTTTTCACTCAAGAGGTGTTGCCAAAATCGCTGAGGAGATAGGAAAGCTCCTTTCCTTGCCGCAAATTGAGGTTGATATGCTGAAAATAGGTGGTCATCTCCACGATTTGGGGAAGCTAGGCATCGCTCCATCTATCATAGAGAAACCAGGAAAGCTGAGCGAGGAGGAATTCGCATTGGTTAGAGCACATCCCTATCTGACTTACATAACCCTTAATCGTCTCAGGAATTTTGAGAAGATAAGGGATGCGGCTGCCTTCCATCACGAGCGATTGGACGGCTCAGGCTACCCATTTAAGTTAAAGGGAGAGGAGATTCCCCTTCACGCTCGCATAATGGCTGTTTCTGATGTCTTTTCCGCCCTGCGGGAGAAGCGTCCATATCGTGCAGCGATGAATATAGGGGAAGTAATCAACATTGTGGAAAGGGAAGCTAAGGAAGGTAAATTAGACCTCCAGATTGTCTCCCTCCTAATCTCTCATCGCCGAGAGATAGATGCCTATTTCATTGACATACAGTATTCATCTATGCAGAGATATCAAGAGATTTTCCTCACCCTTTCTTCTTTGCTGGATAGGGGCATAGTTTCCTGA
- the hisF gene encoding imidazole glycerol phosphate synthase subunit HisF, protein MLAKRIIPCLDVKNGRVVKGTHFINLKDAGDPVELASFYDKEGADEIVFLDITASIEERKTVIDLAKRCAEEVFIPFTIGGGIRTIEEIRKLLEAGADKVSINTAAVANPDFIREASENFGAQCIVVAIDAKRISPGKWEVFVKGGTTPTGLDAIEWAQRVEELGAGEILLTSIDRDGTQEGYDIELTRKIAEAVSIPVIASGGAGNLQHIEEALTIGKADAALIASMVHFRLYTIREIKEYLFSKGIPVRIS, encoded by the coding sequence ATGTTAGCGAAGAGAATCATTCCCTGTCTTGATGTGAAAAACGGAAGGGTCGTTAAGGGAACTCACTTCATAAATCTTAAGGATGCAGGTGACCCAGTTGAGCTTGCCTCCTTCTATGACAAGGAAGGTGCGGATGAAATTGTCTTCCTTGACATCACAGCCTCAATTGAAGAGAGGAAAACCGTGATAGATTTGGCTAAGAGATGTGCCGAGGAGGTGTTCATTCCCTTCACCATCGGCGGTGGAATCCGAACGATTGAGGAGATAAGAAAGCTTTTGGAAGCAGGGGCAGACAAGGTTTCCATAAATACCGCAGCGGTTGCAAATCCCGATTTCATAAGGGAAGCCTCAGAAAACTTCGGGGCGCAATGTATAGTTGTAGCGATAGACGCTAAACGCATTTCCCCTGGCAAATGGGAGGTTTTCGTTAAGGGAGGGACAACGCCGACCGGATTAGATGCAATTGAATGGGCGCAAAGAGTGGAGGAACTTGGTGCGGGGGAGATTCTCCTCACAAGCATTGATAGAGACGGAACCCAAGAGGGATACGATATAGAACTGACGAGAAAGATAGCGGAAGCGGTATCCATTCCCGTAATCGCATCAGGCGGAGCGGGCAACCTCCAACACATTGAGGAAGCTTTAACAATTGGCAAGGCTGACGCTGCGCTCATAGCTTCAATGGTTCATTTTCGTTTATACACTATAAGGGAAATAAAGGAATATCTTTTCTCAAAAGGTATTCCCGTCCGCATTTCATAA
- a CDS encoding HD domain-containing protein, with protein MREGLNVSAKEIILRLLSTVLDLTRYHNLHHKQTAYISLRVAELMGLSPERRNNLLIASLIHDAGLLWGEEEELSALLEPSNPTPWRHCLLAYLLLKDFPFIIRLVPDVPRMILYHHIKFEELTKPEKCRLLLPIIEFTREEVPYESLIINLASAISMMIDNRIPILHQAEGIRERVKELKDYFFPTDIVDAFLEASNKEAFWLTLTSPFIEENIEALYPLPEYAMSEEETVSFFQLVCRFVDYKCEFFAAHSRGVSAIAEALGKLAQLPEETVKKLKIAGYIHDLGKLSLPLSILIKNDKLTEEEFALVKVHPFSIYSILSRTKGLEGLSELAGFHHERLDGSGYPFRLKGEELPYEARLLEVADVFSALREKRLYRPALELDEAVKILEDETKEGKLDGEIVSLLTKNLSEIDEIFLNTHFSYMKEY; from the coding sequence TTGCGAGAAGGCTTGAATGTGTCCGCTAAGGAAATCATCTTGAGGCTTCTTTCAACTGTTTTAGACCTTACCCGCTATCATAACCTACACCATAAGCAGACTGCCTACATCAGTCTTAGAGTTGCCGAACTTATGGGATTATCGCCCGAGCGAAGAAACAATCTGCTCATTGCTTCCCTCATTCACGATGCAGGACTATTATGGGGTGAAGAGGAAGAGCTCTCGGCCTTGCTCGAGCCTTCCAACCCTACCCCTTGGCGCCACTGCCTACTAGCTTATCTATTGCTAAAAGATTTTCCCTTTATAATTCGTTTAGTTCCTGATGTTCCAAGGATGATTCTCTACCATCATATTAAATTTGAGGAGCTAACCAAACCGGAAAAGTGTCGTTTGCTGCTTCCCATAATTGAATTCACGAGAGAAGAGGTTCCTTATGAAAGCTTGATAATAAATCTTGCAAGCGCTATTTCAATGATGATAGATAACCGGATACCAATCCTTCATCAAGCCGAAGGGATAAGGGAAAGGGTAAAGGAACTAAAGGATTATTTCTTCCCAACCGACATCGTAGATGCTTTTCTTGAAGCTTCCAACAAGGAGGCGTTCTGGCTTACTCTCACTTCCCCATTTATAGAGGAAAACATTGAAGCCCTTTATCCTTTACCCGAGTATGCAATGAGCGAAGAAGAAACAGTCTCTTTTTTTCAATTGGTTTGTAGATTCGTTGATTACAAATGCGAGTTCTTCGCAGCTCACTCAAGGGGCGTATCCGCTATAGCAGAAGCTCTCGGTAAGCTCGCACAGTTACCCGAGGAAACAGTAAAGAAACTAAAGATAGCTGGTTATATTCACGATTTAGGAAAACTCAGCCTGCCCCTATCTATTCTTATCAAGAACGATAAATTAACCGAGGAAGAATTCGCTTTAGTAAAAGTTCATCCATTCAGCATTTACAGCATATTATCCCGCACTAAAGGGTTGGAAGGACTGAGTGAATTGGCGGGATTTCACCATGAGAGATTGGATGGCTCTGGGTATCCCTTTCGTCTGAAAGGAGAAGAGCTACCATATGAAGCTCGCTTGCTTGAAGTCGCGGATGTTTTCTCAGCCCTCCGGGAGAAGCGACTATACCGTCCCGCGTTAGAGTTGGATGAAGCAGTTAAAATTTTAGAGGATGAAACAAAGGAGGGGAAATTAGATGGGGAAATTGTATCTCTATTGACCAAAAATTTAAGCGAGATAGATGAAATATTTTTGAACACGCATTTTTCTTATATGAAGGAGTATTAG
- a CDS encoding PTS transporter subunit EIIC — protein MLSRLLALLQRIGTSLLVPIAVLPAAAILLRLGAEDIFNIPIMSQAGKALFDSLPLLFAVGVAIGFTSQAGVAGLSSLVGYLVFSATLKQINEKIDMGVLGGILIGLLSAYLYERFHQVKLPPFLAFFGGRRFPPLISAFAALFLALICGFIWLPIQELIGRFGEWMVKSGGIGLFIYGTMNRLLIPFGLHHIINSLVWFTFGSYEVGGKVYHGDMGRFFAGDPSAGSFMAGFYPIMLFALPAVCLAMYQEAKPERKQLAGGILLSAALTSIVTGVTEPIEFSFMFLAPQLYVLHAILTGSSLVIANLLGAKSGFSFSAGLIDFFLNLGLSHKAWLLLLLGVLYFLIYYISFRFLIRRLNLPTPGREE, from the coding sequence ATGCTCTCTCGTTTGCTCGCTCTCCTTCAAAGAATCGGGACATCCCTCCTCGTCCCCATAGCTGTCCTTCCCGCCGCCGCCATCCTTTTACGCCTTGGAGCAGAGGATATATTTAATATTCCCATAATGAGCCAAGCTGGTAAGGCTCTTTTTGATTCCCTCCCCCTGCTCTTCGCAGTGGGGGTGGCAATAGGGTTCACATCTCAAGCTGGCGTTGCTGGGCTCTCCTCGCTCGTGGGCTATCTCGTCTTTTCCGCCACCCTAAAACAGATAAACGAGAAGATAGATATGGGGGTATTGGGAGGGATTCTCATAGGGCTCCTTTCCGCTTATCTCTACGAGAGATTTCACCAAGTTAAATTGCCTCCTTTCCTTGCTTTCTTCGGGGGAAGACGTTTTCCGCCCCTCATATCCGCTTTCGCCGCTCTATTCCTTGCTTTAATCTGCGGTTTTATATGGCTCCCAATTCAAGAGCTAATTGGTAGATTTGGTGAATGGATGGTGAAGTCGGGCGGGATAGGGCTATTCATATATGGAACGATGAACAGGCTCCTCATCCCCTTCGGGCTCCATCACATCATAAATAGCCTTGTCTGGTTCACATTTGGAAGCTACGAGGTAGGAGGGAAGGTTTACCACGGCGATATGGGGCGCTTCTTTGCTGGAGACCCCTCAGCGGGAAGCTTTATGGCTGGATTTTACCCGATAATGCTTTTCGCCCTTCCCGCGGTATGCCTCGCTATGTATCAGGAAGCCAAACCGGAAAGAAAGCAGTTAGCAGGAGGGATATTGCTATCCGCAGCCCTGACCTCAATAGTAACCGGGGTAACGGAACCTATAGAGTTTTCCTTTATGTTTCTCGCTCCTCAGCTCTATGTTCTCCACGCAATCCTCACCGGTTCCTCGCTCGTTATAGCCAATCTATTAGGTGCTAAAAGCGGCTTCAGCTTCTCGGCTGGCTTGATAGATTTCTTCCTTAATCTGGGGCTTTCTCACAAAGCCTGGCTCTTATTGCTCCTCGGAGTTCTCTATTTCTTAATCTACTACATCAGCTTCAGATTCCTTATTAGACGCTTGAATCTACCAACCCCGGGCAGAGAGGAGTAA
- the lpxD gene encoding UDP-3-O-(3-hydroxymyristoyl)glucosamine N-acyltransferase, translating to MPFTLREVARHLEGRIKGNPHIVLHRISPLDKAREGDLAFVEDEKLLSLAEKSGASALILKEGWETEKNAIYVDNPRLALIKALELFSHREKPSPGIHPTAIIEEGVKLGANVSIGAYCYIGKNTTIADGTIIYPLCYVGENCLVGRNVLIYPQVTIYDHIEIGDNCIIHAGAVIGADGFGYVKVEDRHLKIPHIGKVVIEDDVEIGANTTIDRATMGETRVGRGTKIDNLVQIAHNVEIGENSIIVAQVGISGSVKIGKNVTLAGQAGIADHIQIGDNSTIAAQAGVIGDVPPNSVYSGYPARPHTQQMRVLALLQRLPDFVEKLKEIEKKIEEIEKGGAEK from the coding sequence ATGCCCTTTACCTTGAGGGAAGTGGCAAGGCATCTTGAAGGGAGGATAAAAGGCAACCCCCACATCGTTCTCCACAGGATTTCCCCATTAGATAAAGCAAGGGAAGGCGACCTAGCCTTCGTTGAAGATGAGAAGCTCCTCTCTCTTGCGGAGAAGAGCGGCGCCTCCGCCCTGATATTGAAAGAGGGATGGGAGACGGAGAAGAACGCGATCTATGTTGACAATCCACGCCTCGCATTGATAAAGGCTTTGGAGCTCTTTTCTCATAGGGAGAAGCCATCGCCTGGCATACATCCAACCGCTATCATTGAGGAAGGAGTTAAGTTAGGGGCGAATGTCTCCATAGGGGCTTACTGTTATATAGGGAAAAACACAACAATCGCAGATGGCACGATAATTTATCCACTATGTTATGTGGGAGAGAACTGTCTGGTGGGAAGAAATGTGCTCATTTACCCTCAGGTAACGATTTATGACCATATTGAAATAGGAGACAATTGCATAATCCACGCGGGAGCGGTTATTGGGGCGGATGGTTTCGGTTATGTGAAGGTTGAGGATAGACATTTAAAAATCCCCCATATAGGCAAGGTGGTTATAGAGGATGATGTGGAAATAGGAGCAAACACCACGATAGATAGGGCAACTATGGGCGAGACAAGGGTGGGAAGAGGAACAAAGATAGACAATTTAGTACAAATCGCTCATAATGTAGAGATAGGAGAGAACAGCATCATAGTTGCGCAGGTAGGAATATCGGGAAGCGTGAAGATAGGTAAGAATGTAACCCTCGCCGGGCAAGCGGGGATAGCCGACCATATACAAATAGGGGACAATTCCACGATTGCTGCCCAAGCAGGAGTGATTGGAGATGTCCCTCCGAACAGCGTTTATTCTGGCTATCCCGCACGCCCCCATACTCAGCAGATGAGGGTGCTCGCCCTTCTTCAAAGGCTTCCCGATTTTGTAGAGAAATTGAAAGAAATAGAGAAGAAAATAGAAGAAATTGAGAAAGGAGGAGCTGAAAAATGA